Proteins encoded together in one Coffea arabica cultivar ET-39 chromosome 2c, Coffea Arabica ET-39 HiFi, whole genome shotgun sequence window:
- the LOC113740999 gene encoding protein ALP1-like produces MDNDGHIQGGQLDDELDDEELDNILMYVVLLGFMFFFQDTHQQVPRRRRVRDSALSGRDYTIEIINGHEDRIIQNMRLDVPQFLLLCDLLLNRGYWHAYPSQRVGVHESVALTLMCLSHDERHRVLAERFQHSTETIDRHVRRVLRALVRLGRDLVRPRNVDDTHPRILNNGLLMPWFRDCVGALDGTHVSAWCRAEVRERFRNRHGDLSQNILAACDHDMRFVYVRVGWEGSAHDARILQETLLDPGSGFPMPPQGKYYAVDAAYRNMPGFMAPFRGARGTPHERAAKALFNRRHASVRNIIERTFGVLKKRFPILKGPMQNYLIATQNNIVLACCALHNFMRDYVPNDEYFNEEAINGAFADAHIAGEQVQMGQPIDMSQQGIDNWNEDRRAMAAHMYVNANN; encoded by the exons ATGGACAACGATGGGCACATTCAAGGAGGTCAACTGGATGACGAGCTAGATGATGAGGAGCTCGACAACATCCTTATGTACGTCGTATTATTGGGTTTCATGTTCTTTTTCCAGGATACACATCAACAGGTCCCAAGAAGACGAAGAGTACGAGATAGCGCGCTGTCAGGGAGAGATTACACGATTGAGATTATTAACGGACATGAAGACCGAATTATTCAGAATATGCGCTTGgatgttcctcaattccttttgTTGTGCGATTTATTGCTTAATCGGGGTTACTGGCATGCATATCCTTCTCAAAGAGTGGGGGTACATGAATCCGTTGCTTTAACCCTAATGTGCCTGAGCCATGATGAGCGGCACCGGGTGTTAGCCGAGCGGTTCCAGCACTCAACTGAGACGATTGATCGACACGTTCGTCGTGTCTTACGAGCTTTGGTTCGGCTAGGTCGTGATCTCGTTAGGCCAAGAAACGTCGATGACACGCATCCTCGGATCTTGAACAATGGTTTGCTCATGCCGTGGTTCCGA GATTGTGTGGGAGCTTTAGATGGGACCCACGTATCCGCTTGGTGCAGAGCAGAGGTAAGAGAGAGGTTCAGAAATCGGCATGGCGACTTATCCCAGAATATACTTGCTGCCTGCGATCATGATATGCGGTTTGTCTATGTTCGGGTCGGCTGGGAGGGTAGTGCTCATGATGCCAGAATTCTCCAAGAGACCTTGCTTGATCCGGGCTCAGGATTTCCAATGCCACCGCAAG GAAAATATTATGCAGTAGATGCTGCCTACAGAAATATGCCGGGGTTTATGGCTCCGTTTAGGGGTGCACGGGGCACACCTCATGAGCGAGCAGCTAAAGCGCTGTTCAATAGGCGACATGCATCAGTTAGGAATATTATTGAGCGTACATTTGGAGTTCTTAAGAAGCGATTTCCAATACTCAAAGGTCCAATGCAGAACTACCTGATAGCAACGCAAAATAATATTGTGCTTGCATGTTGTGCTCTTCACAATTTTATGCGCGATTATGTGCCGAATGATGAGTACTTCAATGAAGAAGCGATAAATGGTGCCTTTGCTGATGCACACATAGCAGGGGAACAAGTGCAGATGGGTCAACCTATCGATATGTCGCAGCAGGGCATAGATAACTGGAATGAAGATCGGCGGGCAATGGCAGCGCACATGTATGTGAATGCTAATAACTAG